From a region of the Paraburkholderia hospita genome:
- a CDS encoding efflux RND transporter permease subunit, giving the protein MSAVHDEEGRFNLSAWALRHQALVVFLITLATAFGILAYTKLAQSEDPPFTFRVMVIRTFWPGATARQVQEEVTDRIGRKLQETPAIDFLRSYSRPGESLIFFTMKDSAPVKDVPETWYQVRKKVGDIAQTLPQGIQGPFFNDEFGDVYTNIYTLEGDGFSSAQLHDYADELRTVLLRVPGVGKVDYFGDPDQHIYVEITNTQLTRLGISPNQLAQAINSQNSVSPSGTLTTYDDRVFVRPTGQFKDLNALADTLIRINGRSFRLGDIATIKRGYDDPPVTQMRFQGKPVLGIGVTMQPGGDVIQLGKSLDERMKDLQAHLPAGLKLVEVSSMPHAVAHSVDDFLEAVAEAVAIVLVVSLVSLGVRTGMVVVISIPVVLAVTALCMYLFDIGLHKVSLGTLVLALGLLVDDAIIAVEMMAVKLEQGWNRTRAAAYAYTSTAFPMLTGTLVTVAGFLPIALAKSSTGEYTRSIFEVSAIALIASWLAAVVLIPMLGYHLLPERKRQAHEPEDHEHDIYETRFYRRLTGWITWCIERRFVVLAITVILFVVSLAGFSLVPQQFFPSSDRSELLVDVRLPEGASFQATLRQAQRIEKALEGRPEIDHSVNFVGSGAPRFYLPLDQQLQQPNFAQFVITAKSVEDREKLARWLEPKLRNDFPAIRTRLSRLENGPPVGYPVQFRVSGDDIATVRSIAERVAATMRANPGTANVQFDWDEPAERSVRFEVDQKKARELGVTSADVSSFLAMTLSGYTVTQYRERDKLISVDLRAPKNERVDPSQLLTLAMPTPNGSVPLGALGRMRDDLEYGVIWERDRQPTITVQSDVRGNAQGIDVTHAVDKQLAQIRSALPVGYRIEIGGSVEESAKGQTSINAQMPIMIIAVLVLLMIQLQSFARVLMVVLTAPLGLIGVVATLLLFGKPFGFVAMLGVIAMFGIIMRNSVILVDQIEQDIAQGHKRFDAIVGATVRRFRPIALTAAAAVLALIPLLRSNFFGPMATALMGGITSATVLTLFYLPALYAAWFRVRGDERDPRPAPSDHSGN; this is encoded by the coding sequence ATGAGCGCAGTACACGACGAAGAAGGACGCTTCAACCTGTCCGCGTGGGCACTGCGTCATCAGGCGCTGGTCGTTTTTCTGATCACGCTGGCGACAGCATTTGGCATCCTCGCCTATACGAAGCTCGCGCAATCCGAAGATCCGCCGTTCACGTTTCGCGTGATGGTGATCCGCACATTCTGGCCGGGCGCGACCGCGCGCCAGGTGCAGGAAGAGGTCACCGACCGCATCGGCCGCAAGCTGCAGGAAACGCCCGCCATCGATTTTCTGCGCAGCTATTCGCGCCCCGGCGAATCGCTGATCTTCTTCACGATGAAGGACTCGGCACCCGTCAAGGACGTGCCGGAAACCTGGTATCAGGTGCGCAAGAAGGTCGGCGATATCGCGCAGACGCTGCCGCAAGGTATTCAAGGGCCGTTCTTCAACGACGAGTTCGGCGATGTCTACACGAACATCTACACGCTCGAAGGCGACGGCTTTTCTTCAGCGCAGTTGCACGACTACGCCGACGAATTGCGCACGGTGCTGTTGCGCGTGCCGGGTGTCGGCAAGGTCGACTATTTCGGCGATCCCGACCAGCATATCTATGTCGAGATCACGAACACGCAGTTGACCCGTCTCGGCATCTCGCCCAATCAACTCGCACAGGCGATCAACTCGCAGAACAGCGTCTCGCCGTCCGGCACGCTGACGACCTACGACGACCGCGTGTTCGTGCGTCCCACGGGACAATTCAAAGACCTGAACGCGCTCGCCGACACGCTGATCCGCATCAACGGCCGCTCGTTCCGGCTCGGCGATATCGCGACCATCAAACGCGGTTACGACGATCCGCCCGTCACGCAGATGCGTTTCCAGGGCAAGCCCGTGCTCGGCATCGGTGTGACGATGCAACCGGGCGGCGACGTGATCCAGCTCGGCAAGTCGCTCGACGAGAGGATGAAGGACTTGCAGGCGCATCTGCCCGCGGGGCTGAAGCTCGTCGAAGTATCGAGCATGCCGCACGCCGTCGCGCATTCCGTCGACGACTTCCTCGAAGCCGTTGCCGAAGCGGTGGCGATCGTGCTGGTCGTGAGTCTCGTGTCGCTGGGCGTGCGCACGGGGATGGTGGTGGTGATCTCGATTCCCGTCGTGCTCGCCGTCACGGCGCTGTGCATGTACCTGTTCGATATCGGGCTGCACAAGGTGTCACTGGGCACGCTGGTGCTCGCGCTCGGCCTGCTCGTCGACGACGCCATCATCGCCGTCGAAATGATGGCCGTGAAGCTCGAACAGGGCTGGAACCGCACGCGCGCCGCGGCCTACGCCTATACGAGCACCGCGTTTCCGATGCTGACGGGGACGCTCGTCACCGTGGCGGGCTTTCTGCCTATCGCGCTCGCCAAATCGAGCACGGGCGAATACACGCGCTCGATTTTCGAAGTGTCGGCGATCGCCCTGATCGCGTCGTGGCTCGCTGCCGTCGTGCTGATTCCGATGCTCGGCTATCACCTGCTGCCCGAGCGCAAACGGCAGGCACACGAACCCGAGGATCACGAGCACGACATCTATGAAACGCGTTTCTATCGACGTTTGACGGGCTGGATCACGTGGTGCATCGAACGACGTTTCGTCGTGCTCGCGATCACCGTGATTCTGTTCGTCGTGTCGCTCGCGGGCTTCTCGCTCGTGCCGCAGCAGTTCTTCCCGAGCTCCGACCGGTCCGAACTGCTCGTCGATGTGCGGTTGCCCGAAGGCGCCTCGTTCCAGGCGACCTTGCGCCAGGCGCAGCGCATCGAAAAAGCCCTTGAAGGCCGGCCCGAAATCGATCATTCGGTGAACTTCGTTGGTTCGGGCGCGCCGCGTTTCTATCTGCCGCTCGACCAGCAATTGCAGCAGCCGAACTTCGCGCAATTCGTGATCACCGCGAAGTCCGTCGAAGATCGCGAGAAGCTCGCGCGCTGGCTCGAGCCGAAACTGCGCAACGATTTCCCCGCGATCCGCACGCGCCTGTCGCGGCTCGAAAACGGCCCGCCCGTCGGTTATCCCGTGCAGTTCCGCGTGAGCGGCGACGACATCGCGACGGTGCGCTCGATCGCCGAACGCGTGGCCGCGACGATGCGCGCGAACCCGGGCACGGCGAACGTGCAGTTCGACTGGGACGAACCCGCCGAGCGCTCGGTGCGCTTCGAGGTCGATCAGAAGAAGGCGCGCGAACTGGGCGTGACATCGGCGGACGTATCGAGCTTTCTGGCGATGACGCTGTCGGGCTACACGGTCACGCAGTACCGCGAGCGCGACAAACTGATCAGCGTCGATCTGCGCGCGCCGAAGAACGAGCGCGTCGACCCGTCGCAACTGCTGACGCTCGCGATGCCGACGCCCAACGGCTCAGTGCCGCTCGGCGCGCTCGGGCGCATGCGCGACGACCTCGAATATGGCGTGATCTGGGAACGCGACCGGCAACCGACGATCACCGTGCAGTCCGACGTGCGCGGCAACGCGCAAGGCATCGACGTCACGCATGCCGTCGACAAACAGCTTGCGCAGATTCGTTCGGCGCTGCCTGTGGGTTACCGGATCGAAATCGGCGGCTCGGTCGAGGAAAGCGCGAAGGGACAGACGTCGATCAATGCGCAGATGCCGATCATGATCATTGCCGTGCTGGTGTTGCTGATGATCCAGTTGCAAAGCTTCGCGCGCGTGCTGATGGTCGTGTTGACGGCCCCACTCGGCCTGATCGGCGTGGTCGCGACGCTGCTGCTGTTCGGCAAGCCGTTCGGCTTCGTCGCGATGCTCGGCGTGATCGCGATGTTCGGCATCATCATGCGCAACTCGGTGATTCTCGTCGATCAGATCGAGCAGGACATCGCGCAGGGGCACAAGCGCTTTGATGCGATCGTCGGCGCGACGGTGCGGCGCTTCCGCCCGATTGCGCTGACAGCGGCAGCCGCCGTGCTCGCCCTGATTCCGCTGTTGCGCTCGAACTTCTTCGGCCCGATGGCGACGGCGCTGATGGGCGGCATCACGAGCGCGACGGTGCTCACGCTGTTCTATCTGCCCGCGCTGTACGCCGCGTGGTTCCGCGTGCGCGGTGACGAGCGCGATCCGCGCCCCGCGCCGTCCGATCATTCGGGGAACTGA
- a CDS encoding efflux RND transporter periplasmic adaptor subunit, with amino-acid sequence MSASAPLFRRASLGVLVLAGALTLAACHNKEAAAPAPRPVVAVAVHADGQPLAASLPGEVQARYSTPLSFRIAGKIIERRVRLGDVVQNGQVVARLDPADAQKNAASAAAQLDAAQHRLVYAKQQLDRDRAQARENLIAQTQLEQTEDAYASAAAQRDQAQQQAALAKDQLQYATLAADHAGVITAEQADTGQNVSSGQAVYNLAWSGDVDVVCDVPEGALASLRVGQMATVKLGALPGRTFNARVRELSPAADPQSRTYRAKLTLDQPGPDVRLGMTADIDFTHDNAAAHANLYTLPATALFHDGTQPAVWIVKSGSDQLELRRVQVAHYAERTIAISQGLNEGERVVWQGVHTVTVGEKVRVVPPLHPEDFAS; translated from the coding sequence CTGTCCGCCTCTGCTCCGTTGTTTCGCCGTGCCTCGCTCGGCGTGCTCGTCCTCGCGGGCGCGCTGACACTCGCTGCGTGTCACAACAAGGAAGCCGCTGCGCCCGCACCGCGGCCTGTCGTCGCCGTCGCCGTGCATGCCGACGGCCAGCCGCTCGCGGCGTCGCTGCCGGGTGAAGTGCAGGCGCGCTATTCGACGCCGCTGTCGTTCCGTATTGCGGGCAAGATCATCGAGCGTCGCGTGCGGCTGGGTGACGTCGTGCAGAACGGCCAGGTCGTCGCGCGGCTCGATCCCGCCGACGCGCAGAAGAACGCCGCCAGCGCCGCCGCGCAACTCGACGCCGCGCAGCACCGGCTCGTCTATGCGAAGCAGCAGCTCGACCGGGACCGTGCGCAGGCACGCGAGAACCTGATCGCGCAGACGCAGCTGGAGCAGACGGAAGACGCGTATGCGTCGGCCGCCGCGCAACGCGATCAGGCGCAGCAACAGGCCGCGCTCGCCAAAGACCAGCTTCAATACGCAACACTCGCCGCCGATCACGCGGGCGTCATCACGGCCGAACAGGCGGACACGGGGCAGAACGTGTCGTCGGGACAGGCCGTCTACAACCTCGCGTGGTCGGGCGATGTAGACGTGGTCTGCGACGTGCCCGAAGGCGCGCTCGCGTCGCTGCGCGTCGGCCAGATGGCAACCGTCAAGCTCGGCGCGCTGCCCGGCCGCACATTCAATGCGCGCGTGCGCGAACTGTCGCCCGCCGCTGATCCGCAAAGCCGCACCTATCGCGCAAAGCTCACGCTCGACCAACCCGGTCCTGACGTGCGCCTCGGCATGACGGCCGATATCGACTTCACGCACGACAACGCCGCTGCGCACGCAAACCTTTACACGTTGCCCGCCACGGCGCTCTTTCATGACGGCACGCAGCCCGCAGTCTGGATCGTGAAGAGCGGTAGCGATCAGCTCGAACTGCGCCGCGTGCAGGTAGCGCATTACGCCGAACGGACCATCGCGATCTCGCAAGGTTTGAACGAAGGCGAGCGTGTCGTATGGCAAGGCGTGCACACGGTGACCGTGGGCGAGAAAGTCCGCGTCGTGCCGCCGTTGCATCCCGAGGATTTCGCGTCATGA
- a CDS encoding TetR/AcrR family transcriptional regulator gives MKRKRLTREQSKDQTRLRLLDAAQAIFMKKGFVAASVEDIADAAGYTRGAFYSNFRSKPELFLELLRRDHESMQADLQNIFEENATREDMEASVLRYYSRMPSENKCFLLWVEAKLLAARDVRFRVRFNAFMHEKLEQLTAYITEFSVRVGTPLPLPAETLALGLMGLCDGMQFFFTVDPQRFSGERAEEVLGNFFARVVFGRTME, from the coding sequence ATGAAACGCAAACGACTCACACGCGAACAGAGCAAAGACCAGACGCGCCTGCGTCTGCTCGATGCTGCACAGGCCATTTTCATGAAGAAGGGGTTCGTCGCGGCGAGCGTCGAAGACATCGCGGACGCGGCGGGTTACACGCGCGGCGCGTTCTATTCGAACTTCCGCAGCAAGCCCGAACTGTTCCTGGAGTTGTTGCGCCGCGATCACGAGTCGATGCAGGCGGATCTGCAGAACATCTTCGAAGAGAACGCGACGCGCGAAGATATGGAAGCGAGCGTGCTGCGCTACTACAGCCGCATGCCGAGCGAGAACAAGTGCTTTCTGCTATGGGTGGAGGCGAAGCTGCTGGCTGCGCGCGATGTGCGATTCCGTGTGCGCTTCAATGCGTTCATGCATGAGAAGCTCGAGCAACTGACGGCGTACATCACGGAGTTTTCGGTGCGCGTCGGCACGCCGCTGCCGTTGCCGGCCGAGACGCTGGCGCTGGGTCTGATGGGTTTGTGCGACGGCATGCAGTTTTTCTTTACCGTCGATCCGCAACGTTTTTCGGGCGAGCGCGCGGAAGAAGTGCTCGGCAATTTCTTCGCGCGCGTCGTGTTCGGCAGGACGATGGAGTAG
- a CDS encoding cupin domain-containing protein, protein MSSTYLPINLASKLSLINDQWQARVVAEMNDYQFKLVKIEGDFIWHDHADTDETFIVLEGELRIDFRDGAVQLSSGDMFVVPKGKEHKPYAEKEVKLLLIEPRGVKNTGSETSERTAANDVWI, encoded by the coding sequence ATGTCCTCCACCTATCTCCCCATCAATTTGGCCAGCAAGCTGAGCCTGATTAACGATCAGTGGCAAGCCCGCGTGGTCGCCGAGATGAACGACTACCAGTTCAAGCTCGTGAAGATCGAAGGCGATTTCATCTGGCACGATCATGCCGATACGGACGAAACGTTTATCGTGCTCGAAGGCGAGCTGCGCATCGACTTTCGCGACGGCGCGGTGCAGCTTTCATCGGGAGACATGTTCGTCGTGCCGAAGGGCAAGGAGCACAAGCCCTACGCAGAGAAAGAAGTGAAACTGCTGTTGATCGAGCCGCGCGGTGTGAAGAACACGGGCAGCGAAACCAGCGAGCGCACGGCCGCCAACGACGTCTGGATCTGA
- a CDS encoding AraC family transcriptional regulator, producing the protein MQDLGSTAVPATQTPSDTAQRNHDWIRRAPAQDGVERIEAFFQHNGYALHRHDTYAIGCTLAGVQSFHYRRSVRNSLPGGTMVLHPDETHDGQAGTDEGFRYRMIYVEPALFQAALGGKPLPFIEGGLSDDPRLAAATQALLQGIDRAMDPLEQDDALFDLAHALDAVSGARPLRASADFRAAQLARDYLHAALERPVTLDELAAASGRDRWSLSRDFRAFFGTSPHRYLTMRRLDAARQSMLDGMALVDAAAAAGFADQSHMTRHFVSAYGVTPSRWLRMINAQTR; encoded by the coding sequence ATGCAGGACCTTGGCTCGACCGCCGTGCCGGCAACCCAAACGCCTTCAGACACTGCGCAGCGCAACCACGACTGGATCCGGCGCGCGCCCGCGCAGGACGGCGTCGAGCGCATCGAAGCATTTTTCCAGCACAACGGCTACGCGCTGCACCGGCACGATACTTACGCGATCGGTTGCACACTCGCGGGCGTGCAGAGCTTTCATTACCGGCGCAGCGTGCGCAACAGCCTGCCCGGCGGCACGATGGTGCTGCACCCCGACGAAACGCACGACGGTCAGGCCGGCACCGACGAAGGCTTCCGCTACCGGATGATTTATGTCGAGCCCGCGCTGTTCCAGGCGGCGCTGGGCGGCAAGCCGCTGCCGTTCATCGAAGGCGGACTGTCGGACGATCCGCGTCTTGCTGCCGCGACGCAGGCGCTGCTGCAAGGCATCGACCGTGCAATGGATCCGCTCGAACAGGACGACGCGCTCTTCGATCTCGCGCATGCGCTCGACGCCGTGTCGGGCGCGCGGCCACTGCGCGCTTCCGCTGATTTCCGCGCGGCGCAACTGGCGCGCGATTACCTGCATGCCGCGCTCGAACGCCCCGTTACACTCGACGAACTGGCCGCCGCAAGCGGCCGTGACCGCTGGAGCCTGTCGCGCGATTTCCGCGCGTTCTTCGGCACGAGCCCGCATCGCTATCTGACGATGCGGCGTCTCGACGCCGCGCGTCAATCGATGCTGGACGGCATGGCGCTCGTCGATGCCGCCGCTGCCGCGGGCTTTGCGGATCAGAGCCATATGACGCGGCACTTCGTGTCCGCGTATGGCGTGACGCCGTCGCGCTGGTTACGGATGATCAACGCGCAAACCCGCTGA
- a CDS encoding DUF2795 domain-containing protein: MTGSAIPGESIDLQIADILSGVTYPLNKDALVDAAREAGASNEVLSMLDGLPEQDYADIDSVTKLIGSNFGPGLGI, from the coding sequence ATGACGGGATCGGCTATTCCGGGTGAATCGATTGACCTGCAGATCGCAGATATCCTGAGCGGCGTCACCTACCCGCTAAACAAGGACGCGCTCGTCGACGCCGCGCGTGAAGCCGGCGCAAGCAACGAGGTGCTGTCGATGCTCGACGGCCTGCCCGAGCAGGATTACGCGGATATCGATTCCGTGACGAAGCTGATCGGCAGCAATTTCGGGCCGGGCCTTGGCATCTGA
- a CDS encoding C45 family autoproteolytic acyltransferase/hydolase encodes MSKPSIDAVRRDHAGWIFVHIEGEPYERGEQHGTLLATEIQNAIHTARYLAKWDTGEEFDTFVNAAVEQFAPRIDSESADEIQGIADGAKLTFAEVLAWNGYMDLLQSWWPQHAAQQKPQLGLKPWRGRRGHHCSAFIATGSATRDGRIVMAHNSWDRYATGDAFNVVFDIVPAAGNRILMQGLPGCISSLTDFWVTSAGLMVTETTISNFAGYNASGAPEFYRSRHATQYANSIGEWCEMFALANNGGYANSWLLGDAKTGEIARYELGLHYSGFESTKNGFYSGYNTATDLKIRNQECTGEGEDYTDVRRNGARRLRFMQLEETHRGSIDVELAKQMIADHHDVYLDRPDNPCSRTICGHLELDDQRFGSSDHGPFNPWGANDGKVVDSDMARDMAFFARWGHPCGRPFDAQAFMKRHPQWNWLNGYMRDRPSWPWTRFDVLR; translated from the coding sequence ATGAGCAAACCGTCCATCGATGCCGTGCGCCGCGACCATGCGGGCTGGATCTTCGTGCATATCGAAGGCGAGCCGTACGAGCGCGGCGAGCAGCACGGCACGTTGCTTGCCACCGAAATCCAGAACGCGATCCACACCGCCCGCTATCTCGCGAAATGGGACACGGGCGAGGAATTCGACACGTTCGTCAATGCCGCCGTCGAGCAGTTCGCACCACGCATCGACAGCGAATCCGCCGACGAAATCCAGGGCATCGCCGATGGCGCGAAACTCACGTTCGCCGAAGTGCTCGCGTGGAACGGTTACATGGATTTGCTGCAAAGCTGGTGGCCGCAGCACGCCGCGCAGCAGAAGCCGCAACTCGGCCTGAAGCCGTGGCGCGGCCGGCGCGGGCATCACTGTAGTGCGTTCATCGCGACGGGCAGCGCGACGCGCGACGGCCGCATCGTGATGGCGCACAACTCGTGGGACCGCTACGCCACGGGCGACGCGTTCAACGTCGTGTTCGACATCGTGCCCGCAGCGGGCAACCGGATTCTGATGCAGGGACTGCCTGGCTGCATTTCGAGCCTGACGGATTTCTGGGTCACGTCGGCGGGCCTGATGGTGACGGAGACCACGATTTCGAATTTTGCCGGTTACAACGCGTCAGGCGCGCCTGAGTTCTACCGCTCACGGCACGCGACGCAGTACGCGAACAGTATCGGCGAATGGTGCGAGATGTTCGCGCTCGCGAACAACGGCGGCTACGCGAATAGCTGGCTGCTCGGCGACGCGAAAACGGGCGAGATCGCGCGCTATGAACTTGGCCTGCACTACTCCGGCTTCGAAAGCACGAAGAACGGTTTCTACAGCGGCTACAACACGGCCACTGATCTGAAAATCCGCAATCAGGAATGCACGGGCGAAGGCGAGGATTACACCGACGTGCGCAGGAACGGTGCGCGGCGGCTGCGCTTCATGCAACTGGAAGAGACGCATCGCGGCAGCATCGATGTCGAGCTGGCGAAGCAGATGATCGCCGACCATCACGACGTCTATCTCGATCGCCCGGACAATCCGTGCTCGCGGACCATATGCGGACATCTGGAACTGGACGACCAGCGCTTCGGCAGTTCCGATCACGGTCCGTTCAATCCGTGGGGCGCGAACGACGGCAAGGTAGTCGACAGCGACATGGCGCGCGACATGGCATTTTTCGCGCGCTGGGGTCATCCATGCGGGCGGCCATTCGACGCGCAGGCGTTCATGAAGCGCCATCCGCAGTGGAACTGGCTGAACGGCTACATGCGCGACCGGCCTTCGTGGCCGTGGACGCGCTTCGACGTGCTGCGCTGA
- a CDS encoding ClcB-like voltage-gated chloride channel protein gives MLSFLLRLRTRAAHLFRLSDAHTMLVWSVIVGIVGALATIAFREGISLMQRAFTGQDGSLVEMAKRLPIAMRIALPALGGLAAGVLLVIAQRGADKKQHTDYMEAVVIGDGVVPVRLSLWRSASSLFTISSGGSIGREGPMVQLAALCASLIGRIVHFDPPRLKLLVACGAAAGITSAYSAPIAGAFFVTELVLGSIAMESFGPVVVASVVSNILMREFAGYKPPYEMPVFPPVAGLEVLLFVALGLLCGAAAPQFLRLMDTTKAGFRRLPIPLPVRLALGGLIVGILSVWTPEVWGNGYSVVNSILHSPWTWSALVVVLVFKLIATAATVGSGAVGGIFTPTLFFGAVLGSLFGLGMNTLWPHATSAPFAYAMVGMGAFLAGATQAPLMAILMIFEMTLSYQVVLPLMVSCVVAYFAARAIGKTSMYEVTLHRNREEQERMRLRATQMRELIRPPQTVVQPNATVQDMTRVFLEYPVKYLYVTDDSGCFLGVVALKDITSDLLDKRDTSAKTAADYLQPHFDVLTPDMPIGVALQHFMAFQGERLPVVESAARPTLAGVVYKTSLLDAYFRMNPR, from the coding sequence GTGCTTTCATTCCTGCTGAGACTGCGTACCCGCGCCGCCCATCTCTTCCGTCTGTCCGACGCGCACACGATGCTGGTGTGGTCGGTGATCGTCGGCATCGTGGGCGCCCTTGCGACGATTGCCTTCCGCGAAGGCATCTCGCTGATGCAGCGCGCTTTCACCGGACAGGACGGCAGTCTCGTCGAAATGGCAAAGCGCCTGCCCATTGCGATGCGTATCGCGTTGCCCGCGCTGGGCGGGCTGGCCGCGGGCGTGCTGCTGGTCATCGCGCAGCGCGGCGCCGACAAGAAACAGCATACGGATTACATGGAAGCCGTCGTGATCGGCGATGGCGTCGTGCCCGTGCGCCTCAGCCTGTGGCGCAGCGCGTCGTCGCTGTTCACGATTTCGAGCGGCGGCTCGATTGGCCGCGAAGGCCCGATGGTGCAGCTCGCTGCGCTGTGTGCATCGCTGATCGGGCGCATCGTGCATTTCGACCCGCCGCGTCTTAAGCTGCTGGTCGCGTGCGGCGCGGCGGCGGGCATCACGTCCGCGTACAGCGCGCCGATCGCGGGCGCGTTTTTCGTCACCGAACTGGTGCTCGGCTCGATCGCGATGGAAAGTTTCGGGCCCGTCGTGGTGGCGTCGGTGGTCTCGAACATCCTGATGCGCGAGTTCGCCGGTTACAAGCCGCCTTACGAGATGCCCGTGTTCCCGCCCGTCGCGGGACTCGAAGTGCTGCTGTTCGTCGCGCTCGGCCTGCTGTGCGGCGCGGCGGCGCCGCAGTTCCTGCGCCTGATGGATACCACCAAGGCCGGCTTCCGACGCCTGCCGATCCCCCTCCCTGTGCGGCTTGCGCTCGGCGGCCTGATCGTCGGCATTCTGTCCGTGTGGACGCCCGAGGTCTGGGGTAACGGCTACAGCGTCGTCAACTCGATCCTGCATTCACCCTGGACCTGGTCCGCGCTCGTCGTCGTGCTCGTGTTCAAGCTGATTGCGACGGCGGCGACGGTCGGCTCGGGCGCCGTGGGCGGCATCTTCACGCCGACGCTCTTCTTCGGCGCGGTGCTCGGTTCGCTGTTCGGGCTCGGCATGAACACGCTGTGGCCGCACGCGACGTCCGCGCCGTTCGCCTACGCGATGGTCGGCATGGGCGCGTTTCTCGCGGGCGCGACCCAGGCGCCGCTGATGGCGATCCTGATGATCTTCGAAATGACGTTGAGCTATCAGGTCGTACTGCCGCTGATGGTGTCGTGCGTGGTCGCGTACTTCGCGGCGCGCGCGATCGGCAAGACGTCGATGTACGAGGTCACGTTGCACCGCAATCGCGAGGAACAGGAGCGCATGCGGTTGCGCGCGACGCAGATGCGCGAGCTGATCCGCCCGCCGCAAACCGTCGTGCAACCGAATGCGACCGTGCAGGATATGACGCGCGTGTTCCTCGAATACCCCGTCAAGTATCTGTACGTGACGGACGACAGCGGCTGCTTTCTCGGCGTGGTCGCGCTGAAGGACATCACGTCCGATCTGCTCGACAAGCGCGACACGTCGGCGAAAACGGCGGCCGATTATCTGCAGCCGCATTTCGACGTGCTCACGCCCGACATGCCGATCGGCGTCGCGCTGCAGCACTTCATGGCGTTCCAGGGCGAACGGCTGCCAGTCGTCGAAAGCGCCGCGCGGCCGACGCTCGCAGGCGTGGTCTACAAGACTTCACTGCTCGATGCGTACTTCCGGATGAACCCGCGTTAA
- a CDS encoding glutathione S-transferase: protein MTYQLYYWDGLQGRGEFVRLALEEARADYVEVARGDEQDGLGTGAMIDVMDSRSEACLPYAPPFLQDGDLIISQTANILFYLGPKLNLAPKVESLRYVANGLQLTIADMVTEAHDTHHPLASGMYYEEQKEAAKIRSTDFIDNRIPKFMGYFERVLKQNPAGDKHMVGDTLTYVDLSMFQLIDGLHYAFPRAMKHFGERHPRLARLHDAVLKRPNIAAYLDSERRLPYNETCVFRHYPELDKDVR, encoded by the coding sequence ATGACTTATCAGCTCTATTACTGGGATGGATTGCAGGGCCGTGGCGAATTCGTGCGGCTCGCGCTCGAGGAAGCGCGCGCGGACTACGTCGAGGTAGCGCGCGGCGATGAACAGGACGGGCTCGGCACGGGCGCGATGATCGACGTGATGGACAGCCGGTCGGAAGCGTGCCTGCCGTACGCGCCGCCCTTCCTGCAGGACGGCGACCTGATCATTTCGCAGACGGCGAACATCCTGTTCTACCTCGGGCCGAAGCTGAATCTCGCGCCGAAGGTCGAGAGCCTGCGCTACGTCGCGAACGGCCTGCAGCTGACCATCGCCGACATGGTCACGGAAGCGCACGATACGCACCACCCACTCGCGTCGGGCATGTACTACGAGGAGCAGAAAGAGGCTGCCAAAATCCGCTCGACGGATTTCATCGACAATCGGATTCCGAAGTTCATGGGCTATTTCGAGCGCGTGCTGAAGCAGAACCCCGCCGGCGACAAACACATGGTCGGCGACACGCTGACGTATGTCGATCTGTCGATGTTCCAGCTGATCGACGGGTTGCATTACGCCTTTCCACGCGCGATGAAGCATTTCGGCGAGCGTCATCCGCGGCTTGCCAGGCTGCATGACGCGGTGCTCAAGCGCCCGAATATCGCCGCCTATCTCGACTCGGAACGGCGTCTGCCGTACAACGAAACCTGCGTTTTCCGGCACTACCCTGAACTCGACAAGGACGTGCGCTGA